A stretch of the Bacillus anthracis str. Vollum genome encodes the following:
- a CDS encoding type 1 glutamine amidotransferase domain-containing protein: MLKRILLVSTSAHDMNGHPTGLWLEELAAPYNLFKKAKFDVDIVSIQGGRVPIDRVSIPNGIPREFKHVASLLQNTKSISTVHFSDYDAVLFGGGHGAIVDFPGNPYVANLIVNMYNNNRIVAAVCHGVSSLVGVKNKDGSFFSAGKRITGYTNDEEKAVHLEKRVPFLLESKLKEEGALFYVAPNFTPHVVVDGRLITGQNPQSSMEIGKAIRRAVNKV; encoded by the coding sequence ATGTTGAAAAGGATATTGTTAGTTTCAACAAGCGCTCATGATATGAATGGACACCCGACTGGTTTGTGGCTGGAAGAGCTCGCAGCTCCTTATAACTTGTTTAAAAAAGCTAAGTTCGATGTTGATATTGTGTCGATACAGGGCGGTAGAGTGCCGATTGATAGAGTTTCTATTCCGAACGGGATACCTCGTGAATTTAAGCATGTCGCTTCTTTATTGCAAAATACGAAGTCGATCTCAACGGTTCATTTTTCGGATTATGATGCGGTTTTATTTGGTGGTGGACACGGGGCGATTGTAGATTTTCCAGGTAATCCATATGTTGCAAATTTAATTGTGAATATGTACAACAATAACCGGATTGTAGCCGCTGTTTGTCACGGAGTAAGTTCTTTAGTCGGTGTGAAAAATAAGGACGGCTCGTTTTTTAGTGCAGGTAAGCGTATAACAGGTTATACAAATGATGAGGAAAAAGCTGTACATTTAGAAAAACGAGTGCCGTTTTTATTAGAAAGTAAATTGAAAGAAGAAGGGGCTTTGTTTTATGTGGCTCCAAATTTCACGCCGCACGTCGTAGTAGATGGGCGTTTAATTACAGGGCAAAACCCACAGTCTAGTATGGAAATAGGGAAAGCTATAAGAAGAGCTGTAAATAAAGTATAG
- a CDS encoding PH domain-containing protein, producing MFKKVAADVLGLSDVGSVITPKDYDKVDADDYVMHEDGEKIYFLIKSKSDEYCFTNKGLLHLDGTSATSKKRTLRRFSYSKYQIKNVALETAGTIDLDVEIKFQMGNQHYSIDVHKKHIEELKDLYKALLKIEEISYDNDITLQYAHKSLDMASNAFSRISNAQVNLAEQFKEMNEIAFNWLVDTKKQYNVKDYGFVFEKFINN from the coding sequence ATGTTCAAAAAAGTAGCTGCTGATGTTTTAGGATTAAGCGATGTAGGTTCTGTCATTACACCGAAAGATTACGATAAAGTTGATGCTGATGATTACGTAATGCATGAAGATGGAGAGAAAATTTATTTTCTAATTAAATCAAAATCAGATGAATATTGTTTCACAAACAAAGGGTTACTCCACCTAGACGGTACAAGTGCGACAAGTAAAAAACGCACACTACGCCGCTTTAGCTATAGTAAATATCAAATTAAAAACGTAGCACTTGAAACTGCTGGAACAATTGATTTAGATGTAGAAATTAAGTTTCAAATGGGAAATCAGCATTATTCAATTGATGTTCATAAAAAACATATCGAGGAATTAAAAGATTTATATAAAGCTTTACTTAAAATCGAAGAAATTTCATACGACAACGACATTACATTGCAGTATGCACATAAAAGTTTAGATATGGCATCTAATGCTTTCAGCCGTATTTCAAATGCACAAGTAAATTTGGCAGAACAATTTAAAGAAATGAACGAGATTGCCTTTAACTGGCTTGTTGATACGAAAAAGCAATATAACGTGAAAGATTATGGTTTTGTCTTCGAAAAGTTTATTAATAACTAA
- the gerM gene encoding spore germination protein GerM, giving the protein MPKSTFKWVVGATVSAVLLTGCGFINQEKATEQIDPPKQVTYTEGGKKEVFKKDKQAQTVNRELYLVDKNGYVVPQTLAIPTPKANEVIQQTLEYLVKDGPVTNLLPNGFRAVIPANTSMTLDLKKDGTAVIDFSKEMKNYAKEEERQIVESIAWTLTQFKEVKQVQFQINGEKLAKMPVGGTPLGDGVSRANGINFDDEQVADVTNTKPVTLYFMAQNNNKQQYYVPVTRRVVEGKENDYAAIVDELVKGPIHQSLLNDFNPGVKLITNPKLQDGNLTLNFNENIFINPDKNMISNYVLKSLVLSLTEKKGVKSVSIEVNGKANLIDEKGGKLIKPVDRPENVNTGSF; this is encoded by the coding sequence ATGCCTAAATCCACTTTTAAATGGGTTGTTGGTGCTACTGTGAGCGCTGTTTTACTAACAGGGTGTGGCTTTATAAATCAAGAGAAAGCAACGGAACAAATTGATCCGCCAAAACAAGTTACGTACACGGAAGGTGGAAAGAAAGAAGTATTTAAGAAAGATAAGCAAGCACAAACGGTGAATAGAGAATTATACCTTGTTGATAAAAATGGTTATGTTGTACCACAAACGTTAGCTATACCTACTCCGAAAGCAAATGAGGTTATTCAGCAAACGTTAGAGTATCTTGTGAAAGATGGGCCGGTAACGAATTTATTACCCAATGGTTTCCGTGCGGTCATTCCAGCCAATACATCGATGACACTAGATTTAAAAAAAGATGGGACGGCAGTCATTGATTTCTCAAAAGAAATGAAAAACTATGCAAAAGAAGAAGAGCGTCAAATTGTTGAGTCGATAGCATGGACGTTGACGCAATTTAAAGAAGTAAAACAAGTGCAGTTCCAAATAAATGGTGAAAAATTAGCGAAGATGCCTGTTGGTGGTACACCGCTCGGTGACGGTGTGAGCCGTGCGAACGGTATCAATTTCGATGATGAACAAGTAGCGGATGTAACGAATACAAAACCGGTAACGCTGTATTTTATGGCGCAAAATAATAATAAACAGCAATATTACGTACCAGTAACACGCCGCGTTGTAGAAGGGAAAGAAAATGATTATGCAGCCATTGTAGATGAACTTGTAAAAGGACCGATTCATCAATCGCTCTTAAATGATTTTAATCCAGGAGTTAAGCTGATTACGAATCCGAAATTACAAGACGGAAATCTTACATTAAACTTTAATGAAAATATATTTATCAACCCAGATAAAAATATGATTTCAAATTACGTATTGAAGTCGTTAGTTTTATCTTTAACAGAAAAGAAAGGTGTGAAAAGTGTTTCTATTGAAGTAAATGGCAAAGCAAATCTTATAGATGAAAAGGGCGGAAAGTTAATAAAACCTGTAGATCGTCCAGAAAACGTGAATACAGGTAGTTTTTAA
- a CDS encoding MFS transporter has protein sequence MGKDISNHSKWFVFTLCFIVLLGPVNAVLFNVALEDMAHDLSISQSKVSWVVVGYSLVVGIGSMIYGKLADRYSVKKLLIISIIIFVAGSIIGFVNQSYAIVIFARLVQASGGAAFIALSMIAVAKLVAPAKKPGALAMISSSIALAVGIGPLVGGAITNTLGWPYLFLFMIISVLGIFLLIKFMPGEAHHTDEVFYFDYIGAALLFVFITTVLVGVNMNSWLFVLSIISLFLFTVRMKKAEHPFIDIELFSNKAFLRLITVGFIINVALCANLLLLPLLLGRVHGLSPFIIGIVLFVASLFGIVSSFITGKIIPSFGNVNMIYVASVIMIVGFLILGFIPNGSIVVIVLAIILTFMSYSAIQVSLNTFIPKTLHVAKVGVGLGLYNLINFFGMAFGPAVASRIMESTNSYRFNFILIVMLISAHFFLLIGMSSFRKKMEH, from the coding sequence ATGGGGAAAGATATAAGTAACCATTCAAAATGGTTTGTTTTCACATTATGTTTTATCGTTTTATTAGGACCGGTGAATGCGGTTTTATTTAATGTTGCGTTAGAGGATATGGCTCATGATTTATCCATTAGTCAATCGAAAGTAAGTTGGGTTGTAGTAGGTTACTCCTTAGTTGTCGGTATTGGTTCGATGATATATGGGAAACTGGCTGATCGTTATAGTGTGAAAAAACTATTAATTATTTCAATCATCATATTTGTAGCGGGTTCTATTATTGGATTTGTAAATCAATCATATGCGATTGTCATTTTTGCAAGATTAGTGCAGGCGAGTGGGGGCGCGGCGTTTATTGCGCTTAGTATGATTGCGGTAGCAAAATTAGTTGCTCCTGCTAAGAAGCCTGGTGCTTTAGCGATGATTAGTTCTTCTATTGCGTTAGCGGTTGGTATTGGTCCTTTAGTTGGTGGGGCTATTACAAATACACTAGGGTGGCCATATTTATTTTTATTTATGATTATCTCAGTATTGGGGATTTTCTTGCTTATAAAATTTATGCCAGGAGAAGCGCATCATACGGATGAAGTGTTTTATTTTGATTACATTGGAGCGGCGTTACTATTTGTATTTATTACGACTGTTTTGGTAGGTGTTAATATGAATAGTTGGCTATTTGTGTTATCGATAATTTCCTTATTTTTATTCACGGTTCGTATGAAGAAAGCGGAGCACCCATTTATCGATATTGAGTTATTTTCGAACAAAGCATTTCTTCGTTTAATAACAGTCGGATTTATAATTAATGTGGCGTTATGTGCTAATTTATTATTATTGCCATTACTGTTAGGAAGAGTACACGGATTGTCGCCGTTTATTATCGGAATTGTATTATTTGTTGCATCACTTTTCGGTATTGTGTCTAGTTTTATTACTGGAAAGATTATCCCTTCGTTTGGAAATGTGAATATGATTTATGTAGCGTCTGTCATTATGATTGTTGGCTTTTTAATTTTGGGGTTTATTCCGAATGGAAGTATAGTCGTTATTGTATTGGCGATTATTTTAACGTTTATGAGTTATTCTGCCATTCAAGTATCATTGAACACATTTATACCGAAAACATTACATGTAGCTAAAGTTGGAGTCGGTCTTGGTTTATATAATTTAATTAACTTTTTCGGTATGGCATTTGGACCAGCTGTAGCAAGCCGAATTATGGAATCTACAAATAGTTATCGTTTTAATTTTATTTTAATCGTCATGTTAATTTCTGCTCATTTCTTCTTATTAATAGGAATGTCTTCTTTCCGAAAAAAGATGGAGCATTAA
- a CDS encoding metallophosphoesterase has protein sequence MKALIVSDSHSSVKELQQLKEKYEGKVDIMIHCGDSELTPAHEELQGFHVVKGNCDYANFQDEIVTDVDGLRFVVVHGHRHNVKMTLQTLAYRAEEVGAQVACFGHSHVLGAELIDGVLFINPGSILLPRQRVEKTFAILEMDENQMEVRFETLDGQLVEQAVFKRG, from the coding sequence ATGAAAGCTTTAATCGTAAGCGATAGTCATAGCTCTGTGAAGGAATTACAGCAGTTAAAAGAGAAGTATGAAGGAAAAGTAGATATCATGATTCATTGCGGTGATTCAGAGCTAACGCCTGCTCATGAAGAATTGCAAGGTTTCCATGTTGTAAAAGGGAATTGTGATTATGCTAACTTTCAAGACGAAATTGTAACGGATGTAGATGGTCTTCGTTTCGTAGTTGTGCACGGACATCGTCATAACGTGAAAATGACGTTACAAACATTAGCGTACCGTGCTGAAGAGGTAGGAGCACAAGTTGCATGCTTCGGACACTCTCACGTATTAGGTGCGGAATTAATCGACGGCGTTTTATTTATTAATCCAGGTAGTATTTTATTACCGCGTCAGCGTGTAGAAAAGACATTTGCTATATTAGAAATGGATGAAAATCAAATGGAAGTTCGTTTTGAAACACTAGACGGACAGCTAGTTGAACAAGCAGTTTTTAAAAGAGGATAA
- a CDS encoding XTP/dITP diphosphatase gives MKQVVVATKNMGKVREFAELFERFDLEVKSLHDFPHIEEVEETGETFEENAILKADSLSRQLNAIVIADDSGLIVDALNGKPGVYSARFAGEPKDDQANIDKVLQELNEVAFEKRKARFYCALAVAFPEGDKKPVIVNGTCEGFILEQRRGENGFGYDPIFYVEEYKKAMAELSSDEKNAISHRGRALRKLEEKIPEWFLGE, from the coding sequence ATGAAACAAGTTGTTGTAGCGACAAAAAATATGGGGAAAGTACGTGAATTTGCTGAGTTATTTGAGCGATTTGATTTAGAAGTAAAATCATTACACGATTTCCCTCATATTGAAGAAGTCGAAGAAACTGGTGAAACATTTGAAGAAAATGCGATTTTAAAAGCGGATAGTTTGAGTAGACAGTTGAATGCAATCGTAATTGCGGATGATTCAGGTCTTATTGTAGATGCTTTAAACGGAAAACCAGGTGTGTATTCAGCTCGTTTTGCTGGAGAGCCGAAAGATGATCAAGCGAATATCGATAAAGTTTTACAAGAATTAAATGAAGTAGCGTTTGAAAAGCGTAAAGCTCGTTTCTACTGTGCATTAGCAGTGGCTTTCCCTGAAGGGGATAAAAAGCCTGTCATTGTAAACGGGACATGTGAAGGATTTATTTTAGAACAACGCCGCGGGGAAAACGGCTTTGGATATGATCCAATCTTTTATGTGGAAGAATATAAAAAAGCGATGGCGGAACTAAGTTCAGATGAGAAAAATGCCATTAGCCACCGCGGACGTGCTCTACGTAAGCTAGAAGAAAAAATCCCTGAATGGTTTTTAGGAGAATAA
- the racE gene encoding glutamate racemase: MKLNRAIGVIDSGVGGLTVAKELIRQLPKERIIYLGDTARCPYGPRSREEVRQFTWEMTEHLLDLNIKMLVIACNTATAVVLEEMQKQLPIPVVGVIHPGSRTALKVTNTYHVGIIGTIGTVKSGAYEEALKSINNRVMVESLACPPFVELVESGNFESEMAYEVVRETLQPLKNTDIDTLILGCTHYPILGPVIKQVMGDKVQLISSGDETAREVSTILYHSKMLNEGEEQSDHLFLTTGKIGLFKEIASKWFGQPIENVKHIHLEKE; the protein is encoded by the coding sequence ATGAAGTTGAATAGAGCAATCGGTGTTATCGATTCAGGAGTTGGCGGCTTAACAGTAGCGAAGGAATTAATTCGTCAGTTGCCGAAAGAGCGCATTATATATTTAGGGGATACAGCACGTTGCCCTTATGGTCCACGTTCTCGAGAAGAAGTGCGCCAATTCACGTGGGAAATGACGGAGCATTTACTAGATTTAAATATCAAAATGTTAGTTATTGCATGCAATACAGCAACTGCAGTTGTATTAGAAGAGATGCAGAAACAATTACCAATTCCAGTGGTAGGAGTTATTCACCCAGGATCACGTACAGCTTTAAAAGTGACAAACACATACCATGTTGGGATTATTGGAACGATTGGAACGGTGAAAAGTGGTGCATACGAAGAGGCGTTAAAGTCTATTAATAACCGTGTTATGGTAGAAAGTTTAGCGTGTCCGCCTTTCGTTGAACTTGTAGAGAGTGGCAATTTTGAAAGTGAAATGGCATATGAAGTTGTAAGAGAAACGTTGCAACCGCTGAAAAATACTGATATTGATACACTTATTTTAGGTTGTACACATTATCCGATTTTAGGTCCTGTCATTAAACAAGTAATGGGAGATAAAGTACAACTCATTAGTTCAGGTGATGAAACAGCGCGTGAAGTAAGTACAATTTTATACCATAGTAAAATGTTGAATGAGGGAGAGGAGCAAAGCGACCATCTCTTCTTAACAACAGGGAAAATAGGCTTATTTAAAGAAATTGCATCAAAATGGTTCGGTCAACCGATTGAAAATGTGAAACATATTCATTTAGAAAAAGAATAA
- the gerE gene encoding spore germination transcription factor GerE, translating into MKEKAYQSKPLLTKREREVFELLVQDKTTKEIAGELFISEKTVRNHISNAMQKLGVKGRSQAVVELLRMGELEL; encoded by the coding sequence TTGAAGGAAAAAGCGTATCAATCTAAACCTTTACTCACAAAGAGAGAGAGAGAAGTATTTGAATTACTGGTTCAAGATAAAACAACGAAGGAAATTGCAGGTGAACTTTTTATCAGTGAAAAGACAGTTCGCAACCACATCTCAAACGCAATGCAAAAGCTAGGGGTTAAAGGACGTTCACAAGCAGTTGTTGAGCTTCTTCGTATGGGAGAGCTCGAGTTATAA
- a CDS encoding TetR/AcrR family transcriptional regulator produces the protein MRKVACANTYINKIKPVIRKTSFSQLKIDEIAKYMDISKATLYKRFSSKDEIIEAVVEDFMNYLLEGDAYNQDESMSFAERFQKTFIHSLKCVTYISDVFLQDLKEAYPHLSDQLVAAQQNRNHNLQIFFEAGMEQGYFNKMNAQLFMVQDDVMLRRIIDHSFCIQYDITLKKAILDFYQLKKYQLFKPEYIEAIDDSEIEKEVIAILQMIS, from the coding sequence ATGAGAAAAGTTGCTTGTGCAAATACTTATATTAATAAAATCAAGCCCGTTATTAGAAAAACGAGTTTTAGCCAATTAAAAATAGATGAAATTGCGAAATATATGGATATTAGTAAAGCTACTTTATATAAACGTTTTTCTTCAAAAGATGAGATTATCGAAGCGGTGGTAGAAGATTTTATGAACTACCTTCTTGAAGGAGATGCGTATAATCAAGATGAAAGTATGTCTTTTGCAGAACGTTTCCAAAAGACGTTTATTCACTCTTTAAAATGTGTGACGTATATTTCAGATGTCTTTTTACAAGATTTGAAAGAGGCATATCCGCACTTATCTGATCAGTTAGTCGCTGCACAACAAAATCGTAATCATAATTTGCAAATCTTTTTTGAAGCTGGTATGGAACAAGGCTACTTTAATAAAATGAACGCACAATTATTTATGGTGCAAGATGATGTGATGTTAAGACGTATTATAGATCATTCTTTTTGTATTCAGTACGATATTACGTTAAAGAAAGCGATACTTGATTTTTATCAACTAAAGAAGTATCAACTTTTTAAACCAGAGTATATAGAAGCAATTGATGATTCGGAAATTGAAAAAGAAGTTATTGCTATTTTGCAAATGATTTCGTAA
- the rph gene encoding ribonuclease PH: MRVDGREKTELRHIHIHTNYLKHPEGSVLIEVGDTKVICSATIEERVPPFMRGEGKGWVTAEYAMIPRATEQRTIRESSKGKVTGRTMEIQRLIGRALRAVVDLEALGERTVWIDCDVIQADGGTRTASITGAYVAMVLAFEKLLQAEKVSKIPVKDYLAATSVGIVEEQGVVLDLNYAEDSKADVDMNVIMTGKGQFVEVQGTGEEATFSRAQLNELLDAAEQGIFQLIDIQKEALGDIVSHIE, from the coding sequence ATGCGAGTAGATGGTAGAGAGAAAACAGAGTTACGCCATATACATATTCATACGAATTATTTAAAACATCCAGAAGGATCAGTATTAATTGAGGTTGGGGATACAAAGGTAATTTGCTCAGCGACAATTGAAGAGCGCGTCCCGCCATTTATGCGTGGAGAAGGAAAGGGATGGGTAACAGCTGAATATGCGATGATTCCACGTGCGACAGAACAACGTACAATTAGAGAGTCAAGTAAAGGAAAAGTAACAGGACGTACAATGGAAATCCAGCGCTTAATTGGACGAGCATTACGTGCGGTAGTTGACTTAGAAGCGCTTGGCGAGAGAACGGTTTGGATTGATTGTGATGTTATTCAAGCGGATGGTGGAACGCGAACGGCTTCTATTACAGGTGCATATGTAGCGATGGTATTAGCTTTCGAGAAATTATTACAAGCAGAAAAAGTATCTAAAATTCCAGTAAAAGATTATTTAGCAGCAACGTCAGTAGGAATTGTTGAAGAGCAAGGCGTTGTTTTAGATTTAAACTACGCAGAAGATTCTAAAGCAGATGTTGATATGAACGTGATTATGACTGGAAAAGGCCAGTTTGTTGAAGTGCAAGGAACTGGAGAAGAAGCGACGTTTAGCAGAGCACAGTTAAATGAATTACTTGATGCTGCGGAACAAGGCATTTTCCAACTGATTGATATTCAAAAAGAAGCGTTAGGTGACATCGTATCTCATATAGAGTAG
- a CDS encoding type 1 glutamine amidotransferase domain-containing protein — MKKKMLVVLTSVEKYPNLNRATGLWLGEAVHFVKKVEEAGYEVDYVSPQGGYTPIDPHSLAMAESIDWEWYQKKEFMNRLGSTMKPSEVNPEDYAVIYYAGGHGVIWDFPENKELQMISRNIYENGGIVSSVCHGAAGLFHITLSNGDRLISGKKVTGFSNEEEKLAELDQFVPFLTEDELMKNGGLYEKAAEPWEAFAVEDNRVITGQNPASGGAVAELVLQHAKK, encoded by the coding sequence ATGAAGAAAAAAATGTTAGTCGTATTAACGAGCGTAGAAAAATATCCAAATTTAAATCGAGCTACTGGCCTTTGGCTTGGCGAAGCTGTCCATTTCGTTAAAAAAGTTGAAGAAGCTGGTTACGAAGTAGATTATGTTAGCCCACAAGGTGGTTATACACCGATTGATCCGCATAGTTTAGCAATGGCGGAGAGCATCGATTGGGAATGGTATCAAAAGAAAGAATTTATGAATCGTCTCGGTTCTACAATGAAACCGAGTGAGGTGAATCCGGAAGACTATGCTGTTATTTATTACGCAGGTGGTCACGGTGTGATTTGGGACTTCCCAGAAAATAAAGAACTACAAATGATTAGCCGTAACATTTATGAAAATGGCGGAATCGTTTCCTCTGTTTGTCACGGAGCTGCTGGTTTATTTCATATCACATTAAGCAATGGGGATCGTTTAATTAGTGGTAAAAAAGTAACGGGATTCTCGAATGAAGAAGAAAAACTAGCTGAATTAGATCAATTTGTTCCATTTTTAACAGAAGATGAACTCATGAAAAATGGAGGACTTTACGAAAAAGCTGCAGAGCCTTGGGAAGCTTTCGCTGTAGAAGATAATCGTGTTATCACTGGTCAAAACCCAGCTTCAGGTGGTGCAGTAGCTGAATTAGTATTACAACACGCAAAAAAATAA